The sequence AGGAGTCAGAGAAAAGGGGGAGGTACGGGGATAAAAAGCGCCATGAGAAGGCTAGTCTTTATGCTACAGGACCACAGCGGGATGAGTTCACTGTTTAGCGGTGGTCAGGTTGAAGCAGCCGCGCTGGTGGAACTGCATGTCCCTCACACGGCGCATGGACTGAATCTGAGGCTGGAAGGCACAAAACTCATTGTAGTGTCTGTAGTCGCCGCACTCAAACAGATACTGGTAGCCTCTGTAGCCGGGGTACTGGTATCCCACCCACTTCGAAAAGAGGAACAGAGTGTGTAAAACATGGGATAGTATTGCTCTTAGCCGTTACCTGAGGTTTTGATTTGGTACTCACGCTCCACCGGGAACCCTCACGCTGCCCACTCTGTCGCAGAAGCCATGCGCCCACAGGGTTGGCACGTCATCCTCCTGGATCTCCATCTTGTTGCCCTGGAAGTCACACAGCTCGTACAGGCAGATCTTGTGCTCCATGGGGTCCTGTAGGCATTTGGACCAATTAGCAACATGCATCTGAATACAATAAGGAGAAGTTGCGATGCTCTCCCGAGTGTCCTACCATGCGGATGGGTCTGAGGGACATGAGACAATCACTGCGGTAGCTGTTTGACCAGGTGTCCCAGCGAGGATACTCGCCCTTCTCCAGGATGAACATCTCGCCACGGAAGTTAGTCTGCTCGAAGGCAACAAAGCTGAAGACATGGACAGCAGGGACAGATGTATACCAGAAAAAAAGAGGGATGACAGCATGAGTACGGAGGGAAAAGGATGGTACCTACTAGACATAGCTCAGGGTTAtattaagaaaaatgaaaatgaaaaagtgaacatttcacattttaaaaaatgtttaactttatgtactagagtaactaatactaaaactcaaataaaaacaagtaaaaactatatatataaaataataataaaaaatgacaaaaacacaaaaccaaaaaaagtttaacaaaggAAGTCAAAATACTGatataaactataaaagtatctcaATGCTTTAACTACAGCCTCTATGTTTTTCCCATCCACGTTAGAAAATGTCCATGACTTACGGGCCGCACTCAACAATGATACTGCGGACTCTGTCCATTCCGCGTTCACAAACGTTCATGCACTCATTCTGGACCTCCATCATCCTGCCCTGGAAGTTCTCCTGGTCGAACAGGAAGATCTGCAGGAGACGAAGAAGTAGAGCATGACCAGGTTTCCCACTTACGTTCCTAATTCCACAATTTAGCCTGATTTTGTggatactcttaaaaataaaatttccaaatGGATTTTTCTTCaccgatgccatagaagaaccattttgggttccccaaagaaccttctTAAAACCATTAAAGAACTTTTTCTATTATGcacaatggaaagtttccatggatgttgaaTGGAACTATAGAAGCCAATAAAGTTCTTCAGAATTTTGAACCATTTTagattaaagttattatttttattatttttatttgttttttaactatCTAAAGATTATTTTTCTACTACAAAGAACTTTTTGTGCAATGGAGGTTCTATAGATGTTAAGCGTTCTTCATGGAAGTCAAAAAGAactcattttatatatttcttttatttgttgaaGTATCATTTGGGTTCctcaaaaaagcattaaaaatcaatagattttaaaggttctttgtgaCCCAAAGATTCCAATAAAGATACTTTACTTTGAAGAGTGTAGGTTTCATGTTAATCATAATGTCTGTAAGTGGTCTGTTTGACAAAATCCGATCTCTGAAACCAGTGGAACACAGATACTTACTTTGTAGTTACCCATGTATCCGGGGTCTCCGGTCTTGGAAGCCTTGCTGGTGGCGGCAGGGGCGGGAGCTCCCTTGTCCTTGGCGTCAGTGCCCTGGTTGGTGGCGGACTTGGCAGTCTGAGACATGATGAAGGGGTTCAAGAACGTCTGTGAGAAAAGAGCaaagggtgggaaaatgtcatgaGGCTTGAAACTGGTGCGTATACTCCAAAACATCCATGTGGGACTAGTGTTGTGGGACAGGGGTTGAATGTAAGGGATAGTACGGTTTGGGCTTCACATTTCAACTGGTTCCAATCCTTGAAAAACCAGTGAATCCAGGGCAATTCCCTACTAGATCTGTGAGATGGTGAAGGGACTCAGCTTTTGCTGTGTCCGTTTTACCTGGG is a genomic window of Cyprinus carpio isolate SPL01 chromosome B10, ASM1834038v1, whole genome shotgun sequence containing:
- the LOC109098179 gene encoding beta-crystallin B1-like, translated to MSQTAKSATNQGTDAKDKGAPAPAATSKASKTGDPGYMGNYKIFLFDQENFQGRMMEVQNECMNVCERGMDRVRSIIVECGPFVAFEQTNFRGEMFILEKGEYPRWDTWSNSYRSDCLMSLRPIRMDPMEHKICLYELCDFQGNKMEIQEDDVPTLWAHGFCDRVGSVRVPGGAGWDTSTPATEATSICLSAATTDTTMSFVPSSLRFSPCAV